From a region of the Paenibacillus segetis genome:
- the hrcA gene encoding heat-inducible transcriptional repressor HrcA translates to MLTERQRIILTAIVDDYIRSAEPVGSRSISKRGDVGYSPATIRNEMADLAELGFLEQPHTSAGRIPSHKGYRYYVDHMSPFNLLSSEELVILKTSFAEKLNAIEEVVQHAGTILSQMTNYTSILLGPEVFHTSLRHFELLPLNENTAVAIVVTNTGQVENKTVSIPAGVSVSEMEKVVNLLNRKLTGVPIYKLKSALYNEIGQEMQRHIDHFEDLMNMLDDALDSDGTESQRLFLSGTTNMLTQPEFRDVDKVKSILDLLEETPKLLKMMTSASTGSGIQVRIGTENDHEAFASCSLITATYNIDGQAVGTIGILGPTRMEYARVMMMLDILSKDLTRLLSRLH, encoded by the coding sequence ATGTTGACAGAACGCCAAAGAATTATTTTAACAGCTATTGTAGATGATTATATTCGTTCAGCGGAACCAGTGGGATCTCGAAGTATTTCCAAACGTGGGGACGTCGGATATAGTCCGGCAACGATTCGTAATGAAATGGCAGACCTCGCGGAACTGGGGTTTCTGGAACAACCTCACACTTCTGCAGGCCGCATACCTTCCCACAAAGGATACCGATACTATGTGGATCACATGTCTCCATTCAATCTGTTGTCTTCCGAGGAACTCGTTATCTTAAAGACGTCTTTTGCCGAGAAGTTGAATGCGATTGAAGAGGTAGTTCAGCACGCAGGTACGATATTGTCCCAAATGACCAATTACACTTCCATCTTGCTGGGTCCGGAAGTTTTTCATACATCGTTACGCCACTTCGAATTGCTACCTTTGAATGAGAATACGGCTGTGGCGATCGTCGTGACGAATACGGGCCAGGTGGAGAACAAAACGGTCTCCATTCCAGCCGGTGTTTCGGTTTCGGAAATGGAGAAGGTCGTTAATCTGCTTAACCGCAAGCTAACCGGGGTACCAATATATAAGTTGAAATCTGCATTATACAACGAAATTGGGCAAGAAATGCAAAGACATATTGATCATTTCGAAGATTTGATGAATATGCTAGACGATGCGCTCGACAGTGATGGAACAGAAAGTCAACGACTGTTTCTCAGCGGGACAACAAACATGTTAACGCAACCTGAGTTTAGAGATGTTGACAAAGTGAAAAGTATTTTGGATTTGCTTGAGGAAACTCCAAAACTGCTTAAGATGATGACTTCGGCTTCAACCGGATCGGGTATTCAGGTACGGATTGGTACGGAGAATGATCATGAGGCCTTTGCTAGCTGCAGCCTTATTACGGCTACTTACAATATTGATGGTCAAGCGGTGGGAACGATAGGAATCTTGGGACCGACAAGGATGGAGTACGCAAGGGTAATGATGATGCTGGATATTTTATCCAAGGATTTAACAAGGCTCTTGTCGCGACTACATTGA